The following proteins come from a genomic window of Acidimicrobiales bacterium:
- a CDS encoding mandelate racemase/muconate lactonizing enzyme family protein, with translation MGSTLDRIQSVDAVTVALPIPRPLQLGPMTVTERRYCVVRVRTDEGLVGTAYGLTRDAPVAEVVRTMVAPVAVGLPADRIASVVDTVGRAAVAAGRVGLAQRALSLLDIALWDIKGKRAGLPVWQLLGGGHPEVDCMLVAGYPTGEPATELGERVAAAAADGHRLLKVARMPDPADMRALLETAATKLPNDARMVVDAAWWWRRAADAVDEIRTWADAAPLAWIEDPMVPEDVEGYARLVAAGVAPIGVGDELTDSHAAVALVQRAGVAVLRIDATTIGGISAAWRLRQFADVVGVPVSCHVYPELHVHVAAAGSPGCSIETFGADDNPFDPAGRLWEGGPTFAPGRATASNAPGLGITPADDLIADHVVGP, from the coding sequence GTGGGCAGCACGCTGGACCGCATCCAATCCGTCGACGCCGTCACCGTGGCGTTGCCGATCCCCCGACCGCTGCAACTCGGCCCCATGACAGTGACCGAGCGCCGCTACTGCGTGGTGCGGGTCCGCACCGACGAGGGACTGGTCGGCACCGCCTACGGCCTGACCCGTGACGCACCGGTGGCCGAGGTTGTGCGCACCATGGTCGCCCCCGTCGCCGTCGGCCTGCCCGCCGACCGCATTGCTTCGGTGGTCGACACCGTGGGCCGGGCCGCCGTCGCCGCCGGACGCGTGGGCCTGGCCCAGCGAGCGCTGTCGTTGCTCGACATCGCCCTGTGGGACATCAAGGGCAAGCGAGCCGGGCTGCCGGTATGGCAGTTGCTCGGCGGCGGGCACCCCGAGGTCGACTGCATGCTCGTGGCGGGCTATCCCACCGGCGAACCGGCCACCGAGCTCGGCGAGCGGGTCGCCGCCGCAGCCGCCGACGGCCACCGCTTGCTCAAAGTGGCCCGCATGCCTGACCCCGCCGACATGCGCGCCCTGCTCGAGACGGCAGCGACCAAGCTGCCGAACGACGCCCGCATGGTGGTCGACGCCGCCTGGTGGTGGCGTCGAGCGGCCGACGCCGTCGACGAGATCCGAACGTGGGCCGACGCCGCTCCCTTGGCTTGGATCGAAGACCCAATGGTGCCGGAGGACGTCGAGGGCTACGCCCGCCTGGTGGCCGCCGGGGTTGCGCCCATCGGCGTGGGCGACGAGCTGACCGACAGCCACGCCGCCGTCGCCTTGGTGCAACGGGCGGGCGTCGCCGTCTTGCGCATCGACGCCACAACCATCGGCGGCATTTCGGCGGCGTGGCGCCTGCGCCAGTTCGCCGACGTCGTGGGCGTGCCGGTGTCGTGCCACGTCTACCCCGAGCTACACGTCCACGTGGCCGCCGCCGGGAGCCCGGGTTGCAGCATCGAGACGTTCGGCGCCGACGACAACCCGTTCGACCCCGCCGGGCGGCTCTGGGAGGGCGGCCCGACCTTCGCCCCCGGCCGGGCCACGGCGTCGAACGCTCCCGGCCTCGGCATCACGCCGGCCGACGACCTGATCGCCGATCACGTCGTCGGCCCCTGA
- a CDS encoding LacI family DNA-binding transcriptional regulator, with translation MPRQAENGRVGIKDVATTAGVAISSVSRVLSGHPDVSAEMKARVLEAVEAVGYEPDFLAQSLRRGVTSTVGFLVGDISNPLFSEIAVGAELALQEAGFAMIIANSQGAPEQDAAQLRVLRQRRVDGMIVSLADERNRVAARLLRDMGRPFVLVDREITGAGATSAVLSDHAAGMRAAAAHLIDLGHRRIGFAGGTPTVRPTRARADALVEACAGRRGVRAVVDCGAFTAEHGELATARMLDSATPPTAIIAGGNQLLVGVLRAIRARGLHVPGDISLVTCDTTPLAELLEPPLARITRDARELGRMAATLMLGAMQGNRARRIELPVEFSPGESCAAPGAR, from the coding sequence GTGCCGCGACAGGCAGAGAACGGACGAGTCGGCATCAAAGACGTCGCCACCACTGCAGGCGTGGCGATCTCGTCGGTCTCCCGGGTGCTGTCCGGCCACCCCGACGTGAGCGCCGAGATGAAGGCCCGCGTCCTGGAAGCCGTGGAAGCGGTCGGCTACGAGCCCGACTTCTTGGCCCAGAGCTTGCGACGGGGCGTCACCTCGACCGTGGGCTTCCTCGTCGGCGACATCTCCAACCCGCTGTTCTCGGAGATTGCCGTCGGCGCCGAGCTGGCCCTGCAAGAGGCGGGTTTCGCCATGATCATCGCCAACTCGCAGGGCGCCCCTGAACAGGATGCCGCCCAGCTCCGGGTGCTGCGCCAGCGCCGCGTCGACGGGATGATCGTGTCGTTGGCCGACGAGCGCAACCGGGTGGCGGCCCGCCTGCTCCGCGACATGGGCCGCCCGTTCGTCCTGGTCGACCGCGAGATCACCGGGGCGGGCGCCACCAGCGCCGTGCTGTCCGACCACGCGGCCGGGATGCGGGCAGCGGCCGCTCACCTCATCGACTTGGGCCATCGACGCATCGGGTTCGCAGGCGGCACGCCGACCGTGCGCCCGACGCGGGCTCGGGCCGATGCCTTGGTCGAGGCCTGTGCCGGGCGTCGCGGGGTGCGAGCAGTCGTCGACTGCGGCGCCTTCACGGCCGAGCACGGCGAGCTTGCCACCGCCCGCATGCTCGATTCCGCGACCCCGCCGACGGCCATCATCGCGGGCGGCAACCAACTCCTCGTCGGCGTCCTGCGGGCCATCCGCGCTCGCGGCCTGCACGTGCCCGGCGACATCTCGTTGGTCACCTGCGACACCACGCCGCTGGCCGAACTGCTCGAGCCCCCGCTGGCCCGCATCACCCGCGATGCCCGGGAGCTGGGACGCATGGCGGCCACATTGATGCTCGGGGCCATGCAGGGAAACCGGGCACGCCGGATCGAGCTCCCCGTCGAGTTCTCGCCCGGCGAAAGCTGCGCTGCACCCGGCGCAAGGTGA
- a CDS encoding SDR family oxidoreductase, translating to MEQGMVALVTGGARGIGLATARMLAADGWTVVVGDCDEAQTAAAAEDAQCHSTVLDVTDAASVDAAVDGAVARFGRLDLLVNNAGIQRHAPLEALAWSDWTDVLDVNLHGTLRCMQAAARHMLPAGRGCIVNLVSITAARGAPARSAYVASKSAVIGLTRTAAVEWATRGVRVNAVGPGYVATDLILDAIAEGTISEAPIRAATPMGRMAEPDEIAQVIRFLASDAASYVTGQVVYADGGFLAGYGVGSSTLG from the coding sequence ATGGAACAGGGCATGGTCGCGCTCGTCACCGGCGGGGCGCGGGGGATCGGCTTGGCAACGGCTCGAATGTTGGCCGCCGACGGGTGGACCGTCGTGGTCGGCGACTGCGACGAGGCGCAGACGGCCGCGGCAGCCGAGGATGCGCAGTGTCACTCGACCGTGCTCGACGTCACTGACGCCGCCTCCGTCGACGCTGCCGTCGACGGGGCCGTGGCCCGGTTCGGCCGCCTCGACCTGCTCGTCAACAACGCAGGCATCCAGCGCCACGCGCCACTGGAGGCCCTGGCTTGGTCGGACTGGACCGACGTGCTCGACGTGAACCTGCACGGCACCCTGCGCTGCATGCAGGCGGCCGCCCGCCACATGCTCCCGGCCGGGCGGGGGTGCATCGTGAACCTGGTGTCGATCACCGCCGCTCGCGGCGCGCCGGCTCGGTCCGCCTACGTGGCGTCGAAGTCGGCCGTCATCGGCCTCACGCGGACGGCGGCCGTCGAGTGGGCGACGCGTGGCGTGCGGGTCAACGCAGTAGGCCCGGGGTACGTCGCCACCGACCTCATCCTCGACGCCATCGCCGAGGGCACCATCAGCGAGGCGCCCATCCGGGCGGCCACGCCGATGGGCCGCATGGCCGAACCTGACGAGATCGCCCAGGTGATCAGGTTCTTGGCCTCCGATGCCGCGTCATACGTGACCGGCCAAGTGGTGTACGCCGACGGTGGCTTCCTCGCCGGTTACGGGGTGGGCTCTTCCACCCTGGGTTGA
- a CDS encoding ABC transporter substrate-binding protein — translation MRGTRALAALAAFSLLAAACGSSTAYRQANSKQQQGGEEGEFGVGPDGKPLEGGVPGQEPGVQGTPGTTGTTGLAPGANGGDPTRPGPGTTTGPGPTGPGNTAPIRLGYVIADNREVEQITGRKAGDASAAEREMQALISWANKTGGIGGRKIDAKGYTISQTSNDSQRTAACVAMTEDDKREVVIDSVVFGTEASYACFAKHKTTFMGAVTTSSSGYLQSTAPYIMTTNAGLDREMQVLPQALKEAGYFEGEKVGVILDDIPNLRAAYQQHLVPAMQRAGVPIADVRFVGYEGTASEHAQMGNAVLDFKDKKIQRVIMFTYALNYLSFTSQARSQTYNPRYAYTDYMALNAVALAFGAAAQNANAMGLSTVDGMVVDDNSRGFGDTTPVPREKLSPGRQRCLDILSQETGRDYYRPQESGRTNVVFIHCDSFLLWLDTARATGPSWAPGASAPALRRLGTGFLTATQKATNFGTGRFDGASSYRLGKRDDRCNCYVKVIDWRPLP, via the coding sequence ATGCGTGGTACCCGTGCCCTGGCCGCACTGGCAGCCTTCTCGCTGTTGGCTGCCGCCTGCGGTAGTTCCACCGCTTATCGCCAAGCGAACTCGAAGCAGCAGCAGGGGGGCGAGGAAGGGGAGTTCGGCGTCGGCCCCGACGGCAAGCCCCTCGAGGGTGGCGTTCCTGGGCAGGAGCCCGGTGTACAGGGCACGCCCGGCACGACCGGCACCACCGGCCTCGCTCCCGGGGCCAACGGCGGCGACCCGACACGTCCCGGCCCAGGGACGACAACAGGCCCGGGCCCGACCGGCCCCGGCAACACGGCGCCCATCCGACTCGGCTACGTCATCGCCGACAACCGCGAGGTCGAGCAGATCACCGGCAGGAAAGCAGGCGACGCCAGCGCCGCCGAGCGCGAGATGCAGGCGCTCATCAGTTGGGCCAACAAGACCGGTGGGATCGGCGGCCGCAAGATCGACGCCAAGGGCTACACGATCTCGCAGACTTCGAACGACTCCCAGCGCACGGCGGCCTGCGTGGCCATGACCGAGGACGACAAGCGCGAGGTCGTCATCGACTCGGTGGTGTTCGGGACGGAAGCCAGCTACGCCTGCTTCGCCAAGCACAAGACGACGTTTATGGGTGCGGTGACCACCAGTTCCAGCGGCTACCTGCAGTCGACGGCGCCGTACATCATGACGACCAACGCAGGCCTGGACCGGGAGATGCAGGTGCTCCCGCAGGCCCTGAAGGAAGCCGGGTACTTCGAGGGGGAAAAGGTCGGCGTGATCCTCGACGACATCCCCAACCTGCGGGCCGCCTACCAGCAGCACCTGGTGCCGGCCATGCAGCGAGCAGGCGTGCCGATCGCCGACGTCCGCTTCGTCGGCTACGAGGGCACCGCATCGGAGCACGCCCAGATGGGCAACGCCGTGCTCGACTTCAAGGACAAGAAGATCCAGCGCGTGATCATGTTCACCTACGCGCTGAACTACCTCTCGTTCACAAGCCAGGCCCGATCGCAGACATACAACCCGCGCTACGCCTACACCGACTACATGGCGTTGAACGCGGTGGCGTTGGCCTTCGGCGCCGCCGCCCAGAACGCCAACGCCATGGGCTTGAGCACCGTCGACGGCATGGTGGTCGACGACAACTCGCGAGGCTTCGGTGACACCACGCCGGTGCCCCGGGAGAAGCTGTCGCCGGGGAGGCAACGCTGCCTCGACATCCTCTCGCAGGAAACCGGCCGCGACTACTACCGGCCCCAGGAGTCGGGCCGCACCAACGTGGTCTTCATCCACTGCGACAGCTTCTTGTTGTGGCTCGACACAGCCCGGGCGACCGGCCCGTCGTGGGCGCCGGGTGCGAGTGCCCCTGCGCTGCGCCGACTCGGCACCGGCTTCCTCACGGCGACGCAGAAGGCCACCAACTTCGGCACCGGCCGCTTCGACGGGGCGAGCTCCTACCGCCTGGGCAAGCGCGACGACAGGTGCAACTGCTACGTGAAGGTCATCGACTGGCGCCCGTTGCCCTGA
- a CDS encoding mandelate racemase/muconate lactonizing enzyme family protein encodes MTSGAVTEDNVVTGGAAPPSPVLHVERVEVVPLRVPLERRFQGSHYSMNSRCTLIVRVYTTEGVVGISYNGDEAGTQLEIARIITDELGPLVKGMAVPGHAALWNAMLPPTFDILRDRRLVIMAMAALDSALWDAAGKAMGMPLWRVWGGAQPALPLIAIGGYYWDDPAETVSEMEDYLALGIAGCKFKVGGATPEVDAERLRVARKAAGPDFVLMADANQGYTLSEALRFAELVADCNVRWFEEPVNWMNDRLDMAALRHRCAIPIAAGQSEFTRAGARDLIVSGAVDVCNFDASWSGGPTEWLRVAAVAHAFGVEMAHHEEPQIAAHLLAAVPNGTYVECFHPERDPMFWQLLANRGGPQAGMYVLGDAPGFGLELDEQFVARWREDR; translated from the coding sequence ATGACGAGCGGAGCAGTAACCGAGGACAACGTGGTGACGGGTGGCGCGGCGCCGCCGTCGCCGGTCCTGCACGTGGAGCGGGTCGAGGTGGTGCCCTTGCGCGTGCCGCTCGAGCGCCGCTTCCAGGGATCGCACTACTCGATGAACTCACGATGCACCCTGATCGTGCGCGTCTACACCACCGAAGGTGTCGTCGGGATCTCCTACAACGGTGACGAAGCAGGCACCCAGCTGGAGATCGCCCGGATCATCACCGACGAGCTCGGCCCGTTGGTGAAAGGCATGGCCGTGCCGGGCCATGCCGCCCTGTGGAACGCCATGCTCCCGCCGACGTTCGACATCCTCCGCGACCGTCGCCTGGTGATCATGGCCATGGCTGCCCTCGATTCGGCGTTGTGGGACGCCGCCGGCAAGGCGATGGGCATGCCCTTGTGGCGCGTGTGGGGCGGCGCACAGCCCGCCCTGCCACTCATCGCCATCGGTGGCTACTACTGGGACGACCCCGCGGAGACGGTCTCGGAGATGGAGGACTACCTGGCCCTCGGCATCGCCGGGTGCAAGTTCAAGGTCGGCGGGGCCACCCCCGAGGTCGATGCCGAACGGCTGCGGGTGGCGAGGAAGGCAGCGGGGCCCGACTTCGTGCTGATGGCCGACGCCAACCAGGGCTACACGCTGTCGGAAGCGCTGCGTTTCGCCGAACTGGTCGCCGATTGCAACGTGCGCTGGTTCGAGGAGCCGGTGAACTGGATGAACGACCGCCTCGACATGGCGGCACTGCGCCATCGCTGCGCCATCCCCATCGCCGCCGGGCAGAGCGAGTTCACCCGCGCAGGGGCTCGTGACCTGATCGTGAGCGGTGCCGTCGACGTCTGCAACTTCGATGCGTCGTGGAGCGGCGGGCCGACCGAGTGGCTGCGGGTGGCAGCGGTGGCCCACGCGTTCGGCGTGGAGATGGCGCACCACGAAGAGCCCCAGATCGCCGCCCACCTGCTCGCCGCCGTGCCCAACGGGACGTACGTCGAGTGCTTCCACCCCGAGCGAGACCCGATGTTCTGGCAGTTGCTCGCCAATCGTGGCGGCCCCCAGGCCGGCATGTACGTGCTCGGCGACGCGCCAGGCTTCGGGCTCGAGCTCGACGAGCAGTTCGTGGCGCGATGGCGCGAGGACCGTTGA
- a CDS encoding MFS transporter → MTDTLHDDAAVVEVEETQAALRKAGRSVLGITGDENAPPLRRILSEEGLSWYPLFALCALALVDQFQSRAFIVLAPEIAQAFGLAPAAIAAFGSLQALTLSVAALPAAAFVQRKARRGAVAIVTAVGWGLATLCTGFVGNPFGLLMVTLLDGASSGSVRTVHGPLLFDHYPPAARGRMLSTYLAATYAAGVIAPASVAILTALNLTWRGVFVVLGVVCLATAAAASRLRDPGFGRFDTARIRGLVRDEPVEEEPGLDLGFFEVVRRIWLIPTVKRVMVASTLLGIMLTPLITFMVFYLAERWHQGPTARAVFSALTAALAVPALIVMGGRIERNFRHDPSRVVVQSGTFLAVGVVGLGVGVLSPWFVGMGVLFAIGNTAFALTVPALAMSVQAVLPPAMRAHAAALQGIMLFGAGSFVGVIFLSGIDRRLGPTGAVIAMAIPGLASAAVLASCRKTINADIDRVVDDIVEEEEIRKLVSSGVRLPMLACRNIDFSYDQLQVLFDVSFSVDEGEMVALLGTNGAGKSTLLRAITGLGLPSSGSVRFRGADITYVDPQRRVGLGITQIAGGKATFPRLTVVENLRAFGYGRGRDTRAVDRGIEATFDAFPRLAERRDQLAGTLSGGEAQMLALGRALILEPPLLCIDELSLGLAPKVVGELLEMVRRINAQGTAVVLVEQSVNIALSLVDHVYFMERGEIRFDGKARDLLGRDDLLRSVFLEGATKGLAR, encoded by the coding sequence GTGACCGACACCCTGCACGACGATGCCGCCGTCGTCGAGGTCGAAGAGACCCAGGCGGCGCTGCGCAAGGCGGGCCGCTCCGTCCTCGGCATCACGGGCGACGAGAACGCCCCGCCCCTGCGCCGCATCCTCAGCGAGGAGGGGCTGAGCTGGTACCCGCTCTTCGCCCTGTGCGCTCTGGCCCTGGTCGACCAGTTCCAATCCCGCGCCTTCATCGTCCTGGCCCCGGAGATCGCCCAAGCCTTCGGCTTGGCGCCCGCCGCCATCGCCGCCTTCGGCTCCCTGCAGGCACTGACCCTGTCGGTTGCCGCCCTTCCCGCCGCCGCCTTCGTGCAGCGGAAGGCTCGCCGCGGCGCGGTGGCGATCGTGACCGCGGTGGGATGGGGGTTGGCGACGCTGTGCACCGGCTTCGTCGGCAACCCCTTCGGCCTGCTGATGGTGACCTTGCTCGACGGCGCGTCGAGCGGGTCGGTGCGGACCGTGCACGGCCCACTGCTGTTCGACCATTACCCGCCTGCGGCCAGGGGCCGCATGCTGTCGACCTACCTGGCGGCCACCTACGCCGCCGGGGTGATCGCGCCGGCTTCGGTGGCCATCTTGACGGCGTTGAACCTGACCTGGCGCGGCGTGTTCGTCGTGCTCGGCGTGGTGTGCCTGGCCACCGCTGCGGCCGCCTCGCGCCTTCGTGACCCGGGCTTCGGCCGCTTCGACACCGCTCGCATCCGCGGCTTGGTGAGGGACGAACCGGTGGAGGAGGAGCCGGGCCTCGACCTCGGCTTCTTCGAGGTGGTGCGGCGCATCTGGCTCATTCCCACGGTGAAGCGGGTGATGGTCGCCTCGACCCTGCTGGGGATCATGCTCACCCCGCTCATCACGTTCATGGTCTTCTACCTGGCCGAGCGGTGGCACCAGGGGCCGACGGCGCGGGCCGTGTTCTCCGCCCTCACCGCTGCCCTCGCCGTGCCTGCGCTCATCGTCATGGGCGGGCGCATCGAGCGCAACTTCCGCCACGATCCCTCTCGCGTCGTGGTGCAGAGCGGCACCTTCCTGGCCGTCGGCGTCGTCGGCCTCGGCGTGGGGGTCCTGTCGCCGTGGTTCGTGGGCATGGGCGTGCTCTTCGCCATCGGCAACACCGCATTCGCCCTGACCGTCCCCGCGCTGGCCATGTCGGTGCAGGCGGTGCTGCCGCCCGCGATGCGCGCCCACGCCGCTGCCCTGCAGGGGATCATGCTCTTCGGCGCCGGGTCGTTCGTCGGGGTGATCTTCCTCTCGGGCATCGACCGGCGCCTGGGGCCGACGGGCGCGGTGATCGCCATGGCCATCCCCGGGCTGGCGTCGGCCGCCGTGCTCGCCAGTTGCCGCAAGACGATCAACGCCGACATCGACCGCGTGGTCGACGACATCGTCGAGGAAGAGGAGATCCGCAAGCTGGTGTCGTCGGGCGTGCGCCTGCCCATGCTGGCATGCCGCAACATCGACTTCAGCTACGACCAGCTGCAGGTGCTCTTCGACGTGTCGTTCTCGGTCGACGAAGGCGAGATGGTCGCCCTGCTCGGCACGAACGGGGCGGGCAAGTCGACCCTGCTGCGGGCCATCACCGGCCTGGGCTTGCCGTCGTCGGGATCGGTGCGCTTCCGGGGCGCCGACATCACCTACGTCGACCCCCAGCGGCGGGTCGGGTTGGGCATCACCCAGATCGCCGGCGGCAAGGCCACGTTCCCCCGGCTGACGGTGGTGGAGAACCTGCGGGCCTTCGGCTACGGGCGAGGCCGCGACACCCGCGCCGTCGACCGCGGCATCGAGGCCACCTTCGACGCCTTCCCTCGGCTGGCCGAACGGCGCGACCAACTGGCGGGCACCCTGTCGGGCGGCGAAGCCCAGATGCTCGCCCTGGGCCGGGCGCTGATCCTCGAGCCGCCCCTGCTCTGCATCGACGAGCTGTCGTTGGGCCTGGCGCCCAAGGTCGTGGGCGAGTTGCTGGAGATGGTGCGGCGCATCAATGCCCAGGGCACGGCGGTGGTCCTCGTCGAGCAGAGCGTGAACATCGCCCTCTCGCTGGTCGACCACGTCTATTTCATGGAACGCGGGGAGATCCGCTTCGACGGCAAGGCGCGTGACCTGCTCGGCCGGGACGACTTGCTCCGGTCGGTCTTCCTCGAAGGTGCAACGAAGGGACTCGCCCGGTGA
- a CDS encoding ATP-binding cassette domain-containing protein, translating to MIAVSVPLPLVLLGVVIGLTYGLLAVGLVLIYRSNRIINFAHGEIGGFAAALLVVFVVRNNLPYWLVFPFALAAGAGAAMTVEAVAVRRIRRAPAPMSIIATLGAGTFLALFGLAINTGLRRGSAFPQPPGLPSFAVGQLVLTPAYVAMLVITPLLVVGLALFLRFTRYGVAMRAAADNSDTASMSGISPTRMSSITWGIAGVVSAYTAILQMPSAGVMVAGMSVGPALLLRALLAAVIARLDSLPRALAAGVGIGVVEQVLLWNNPSSGQVEALLFFCTMVALFALRRRSGREEAQGSWLAATPWPPLPERLRQVWAIRNLGRLAFVATFLLFVLVSLTTNRAAYTFTLVAGYSLVGLSVFVVTGLTGQLSLGQFALAGVGAIASYQVAVRGGDPVVGVLLSGLTAAVAAVLIGLPALRLRGLLLTVSTISFALMCQGWLFSQSWAFSGGVDPGRPIYFDRAFLSSKSYYLFALPFLAVGFLLVWNVARGGVGRAFVAVRDNEDGARAFGVRAMRTKLLSFAIAGFLAGLGGAVILHAEARVTAGTFGAAASVTVVAMSVIGGISLLSGSLIGALYLIALPAFVPLDSAASAASTLGWLFLILYFPGGVAQLVRPLRERLIVLLARRAGVDPTDAAAEAATSEEASAITGAVRLADAPQVASVEQGGNAAGVQVRDIRRHFGGVRAVDGVTIDVQPREILGIIGPNGAGKTTLFEIIGGFTAPDAGSVIFDGTDVTKLAPEGRAALGIVRSFQDARLFPTMTVLECVRLSLERQSKTPVVASLLGLPTASRRERERDVQARALVETMGLDAYRSKTVAELSTGTRRITELACIVAMRPRLLLLDEPSSGIAQRESEALADVIRMIRDRLDTTVIVIEHDIPLVTSISDRMIAMDLGQVIAGGSPTEVCSHPAVVESYLGGNMAAIERSGRVRRRRSRAAVPQVSNGNGNGHGHAGAADGARCEAVTRSGERCSRAASVDGVCGQHAKVSSA from the coding sequence GTGATCGCTGTTTCTGTACCCCTCCCCCTGGTCCTCCTGGGGGTGGTCATCGGGCTGACGTACGGGCTGCTGGCGGTCGGCCTGGTGCTGATCTACCGCTCGAACCGCATCATCAACTTCGCCCACGGCGAGATCGGCGGCTTCGCCGCGGCCCTGCTGGTGGTGTTCGTGGTGCGCAACAACTTGCCGTACTGGCTCGTCTTCCCGTTTGCCTTGGCGGCGGGTGCCGGGGCGGCGATGACGGTGGAGGCGGTGGCCGTCCGCCGCATCCGCCGGGCGCCCGCCCCGATGAGCATCATCGCCACCTTGGGGGCAGGCACGTTCCTTGCCCTGTTCGGCCTCGCCATCAACACCGGCCTGCGCCGCGGCTCGGCCTTTCCGCAGCCCCCGGGCCTCCCCTCGTTCGCCGTCGGCCAGCTGGTGCTGACCCCGGCCTACGTCGCCATGCTCGTGATCACGCCGCTGCTCGTCGTCGGCTTGGCGCTGTTCCTGCGCTTTACCCGCTACGGCGTGGCCATGCGGGCAGCCGCCGACAACAGCGACACGGCGTCGATGAGCGGGATCTCGCCCACCCGCATGTCGTCGATCACCTGGGGGATCGCCGGCGTGGTCTCGGCCTACACCGCCATCCTGCAGATGCCGTCGGCGGGCGTGATGGTGGCGGGCATGTCGGTGGGGCCCGCGCTGCTGTTGCGGGCGTTGCTGGCCGCGGTGATCGCCCGCCTCGACAGCCTGCCGCGGGCGTTGGCAGCGGGCGTCGGCATCGGCGTGGTCGAGCAGGTGCTGTTGTGGAACAACCCCTCCAGCGGCCAAGTGGAAGCGCTGCTGTTCTTCTGCACCATGGTCGCCCTGTTCGCCCTCCGACGCCGCAGCGGGCGGGAGGAAGCCCAGGGGTCGTGGCTGGCGGCCACGCCGTGGCCGCCCCTGCCCGAACGGCTGCGCCAGGTGTGGGCCATCCGCAACTTGGGCCGCCTCGCCTTCGTGGCCACCTTCCTGCTCTTCGTGCTGGTCTCACTGACGACGAACCGTGCCGCCTACACCTTCACCCTCGTCGCCGGGTACTCGCTCGTGGGCCTCTCGGTCTTCGTGGTCACGGGGCTCACCGGGCAACTGTCGCTCGGCCAGTTCGCTTTGGCGGGCGTGGGCGCCATCGCCAGCTACCAGGTCGCCGTACGCGGCGGCGACCCGGTGGTCGGCGTGCTCCTTTCGGGGCTGACGGCGGCGGTCGCCGCCGTGCTCATCGGGCTGCCCGCCCTGCGACTGCGAGGGTTGCTGCTGACGGTGAGCACCATCTCGTTCGCCTTGATGTGCCAGGGGTGGTTGTTCAGCCAGTCATGGGCCTTCTCCGGCGGCGTCGATCCCGGTCGCCCCATCTACTTCGATCGCGCCTTTTTGTCGTCGAAGTCGTACTACTTGTTCGCCCTGCCGTTCCTAGCCGTGGGTTTCCTCCTCGTGTGGAACGTGGCTCGCGGGGGCGTCGGTCGAGCCTTCGTGGCCGTGCGCGACAACGAAGACGGCGCTCGCGCATTCGGCGTTCGGGCCATGCGCACGAAGCTCCTCAGCTTCGCCATCGCCGGCTTCCTCGCCGGCCTCGGCGGCGCCGTCATCCTCCATGCCGAGGCCCGGGTCACCGCCGGCACCTTCGGCGCCGCGGCCAGCGTGACCGTGGTGGCCATGAGCGTGATCGGCGGCATCTCGTTGCTCTCCGGTTCGCTCATCGGCGCCCTGTACCTCATCGCCTTGCCCGCCTTCGTGCCGCTCGACTCGGCGGCCTCGGCGGCGAGCACGTTGGGGTGGCTGTTTCTCATCCTCTACTTCCCCGGCGGCGTGGCCCAGTTGGTGCGCCCCCTGCGAGAGCGGCTGATCGTGCTGTTGGCGCGACGGGCGGGCGTCGACCCCACAGACGCGGCGGCCGAGGCGGCCACGTCGGAGGAGGCGTCGGCCATCACCGGCGCCGTGCGGCTGGCCGACGCGCCGCAGGTGGCGTCCGTCGAGCAGGGTGGCAACGCCGCAGGTGTGCAGGTGCGCGACATCCGCCGCCACTTCGGTGGCGTGCGCGCTGTCGACGGCGTGACCATCGACGTGCAGCCGCGGGAGATCCTCGGGATCATTGGGCCCAACGGCGCAGGCAAGACGACCTTGTTCGAGATCATCGGCGGCTTCACCGCCCCCGATGCCGGCTCGGTGATCTTCGACGGCACCGACGTGACGAAGTTGGCGCCGGAGGGCCGGGCCGCCCTCGGCATCGTGCGCTCGTTCCAGGACGCCCGCCTGTTCCCGACGATGACGGTGCTGGAGTGCGTGCGACTGTCGTTGGAACGGCAGTCGAAGACGCCGGTGGTGGCGTCCCTGCTCGGGTTGCCCACGGCATCACGGCGAGAGCGTGAGCGTGATGTCCAGGCCCGGGCGCTGGTCGAGACCATGGGGCTCGACGCCTACCGTTCGAAGACGGTGGCCGAGCTGTCGACGGGCACCCGTCGCATCACCGAGTTGGCGTGCATCGTGGCCATGCGGCCTCGGCTCCTCCTCCTGGACGAGCCGTCGTCGGGCATCGCCCAGCGGGAGTCCGAAGCGCTGGCCGATGTCATCCGCATGATCCGCGATCGCCTCGACACCACCGTCATCGTCATCGAGCACGACATCCCGCTGGTGACCTCGATCAGCGACCGCATGATCGCCATGGACTTGGGCCAGGTCATCGCCGGCGGGAGCCCCACCGAGGTGTGCAGCCACCCGGCGGTGGTCGAGAGCTACCTAGGCGGCAACATGGCGGCTATCGAACGGTCCGGTCGCGTCCGGCGTCGGCGCTCCCGGGCGGCCGTGCCGCAGGTGTCGAACGGCAACGGCAACGGCCACGGGCACGCGGGCGCAGCCGACGGCGCCCGCTGCGAGGCTGTCACCCGCTCCGGCGAGCGCTGCTCGCGGGCCGCCTCCGTCGACGGCGTCTGCGGCCAGCACGCCAAGGTCAGCTCGGCCTGA